From one Halothece sp. PCC 7418 genomic stretch:
- a CDS encoding M23 family metallopeptidase — MNKRFTSAVFLLAGLFFPTSVSAQFISNENSCPAPILSRLDRHQIQAGETVESIAQQYNLLPETLIRLNPSLQQDTLPVGTEILIPPFNGVRIEVPAGTTWEDLETAYGVRADVLFELNGCAAQPKVVFLPGVAWQSEDPKAVYTYTGLTHYPLSQLGEILLDYGWYQNPEIQQRSLHSGIDLSAPVGTSVLAAEAGTVTFAGQHPIYGNFIIISHPGGKQTRYGHLKTIALQNNQTVTAGQTIGTVGTTGKPHAAGPHLHFEVRYKTAQGWVAQDPEIHLSAISK, encoded by the coding sequence ATGAACAAACGTTTTACCTCAGCAGTTTTTTTGCTTGCAGGACTCTTTTTTCCGACCTCGGTTTCGGCTCAATTTATAAGTAATGAAAACAGTTGTCCCGCCCCGATTCTTTCTCGGCTCGATCGTCACCAAATTCAGGCGGGTGAAACGGTGGAAAGTATTGCTCAACAATATAACTTATTACCAGAAACGTTAATTCGTCTCAATCCCAGTTTGCAACAAGATACACTTCCAGTCGGGACAGAAATTTTGATTCCCCCCTTTAATGGGGTGCGCATTGAAGTCCCAGCAGGGACAACTTGGGAAGATTTAGAAACCGCTTATGGGGTGCGTGCAGATGTGTTATTTGAACTCAATGGCTGTGCTGCACAACCAAAAGTTGTTTTTTTACCGGGTGTTGCTTGGCAAAGTGAAGACCCGAAAGCGGTTTACACCTATACTGGGCTTACTCATTATCCCCTCTCACAGTTGGGAGAGATCCTGCTAGATTATGGCTGGTATCAGAACCCTGAAATCCAACAACGCAGTTTACACAGTGGAATTGACCTCAGCGCACCTGTAGGAACGTCTGTATTAGCAGCAGAAGCAGGAACTGTCACCTTTGCTGGACAACATCCCATCTATGGCAATTTTATTATTATTAGCCATCCTGGAGGGAAACAAACCCGCTATGGTCACTTAAAAACGATCGCGCTGCAAAATAACCAAACCGTAACCGCGGGACAAACCATTGGTACAGTGGGCACAACTGGAAAACCTCATGCTGCCGGTCCCCATCTGCATTTTGAAGTCCGTTATAAAACCGCCCAAGGCTGGGTTGCCCAAGATCCAGAAATTCATCTCAGCGCCATTTCCAAATAA
- a CDS encoding ABC transporter ATP-binding protein, whose translation MHLEVKNLYKEFPTKQGKFLALKDINLHIESGELVCAVGASGSGKSTLLRLIAGLDYPTSGEITVDNIPIIGPGRDRGMVFQRYTLYPWLNVAKNVEFGLKLQGVPRAERRDRISYYLNVVGLTQFKDALPKALSGGMKQRVAIARALACEPKILLMDEPFGALDVQTKETMQQFLLDIWQRTSTTILMITHDVEEAVFLAQRIYVLSARPGTVQEEVKINLPEHQIERGSYHVKALSEFQQYREKITQLLKQNSVEQEILAK comes from the coding sequence ATGCACTTAGAAGTTAAAAATCTCTATAAAGAATTTCCCACCAAACAAGGTAAGTTTCTCGCCCTGAAAGATATTAATTTACATATTGAAAGCGGAGAATTAGTTTGTGCTGTGGGTGCTTCTGGTTCAGGGAAATCAACCTTATTACGCTTAATTGCAGGGTTAGATTATCCCACCTCTGGAGAAATTACTGTTGATAATATTCCTATTATTGGACCAGGGCGCGATCGCGGGATGGTTTTTCAACGCTACACCCTTTATCCTTGGCTGAATGTCGCTAAAAATGTCGAATTTGGTTTAAAGTTACAAGGAGTTCCTCGCGCCGAACGCAGAGATCGCATTTCTTATTATCTCAATGTTGTGGGTTTAACTCAGTTTAAAGATGCGCTACCAAAAGCCCTTTCTGGTGGGATGAAACAACGAGTTGCCATTGCTAGAGCCTTAGCTTGTGAACCGAAAATTTTACTGATGGATGAACCTTTTGGGGCGTTAGATGTGCAAACTAAAGAAACCATGCAACAGTTTTTATTAGATATTTGGCAACGCACCAGTACAACGATTTTAATGATTACTCATGATGTGGAAGAAGCGGTTTTTTTAGCCCAACGAATTTATGTGTTAAGTGCGCGTCCTGGTACTGTCCAAGAAGAAGTTAAAATTAATCTACCCGAGCATCAAATAGAAAGAGGCTCTTATCATGTCAAAGCCCTTTCGGAATTTCAACAGTATCGGGAAAAAATCACCCAACTTCTTAAACAGAATAGTGTTGAGCAAGAAATTTTAGCAAAATGA
- a CDS encoding proline--tRNA ligase, with the protein MRMSQMLLVTLRETPAEAEIPSHQLLLRAGYIRRIGSGLYAYLPLMWRVLNKVSQIVREEMNAAGAQECLLPQLQPSELWQESGRWETYTKAEGIMFALIDRQERQLGLGPTHEEVITAIARDSIRSYRQLPQNLYQIQTKFRDEIRPRFGLMRGREFIMKDAYSFNADPESLKETYNLMGQAYANILRRCGLNFTAVEADSGAIGGSASQEFMVLADAGEDEVLYTEDGKYAANLEKAVSIPPEAEPSPFTTYEKRDTPNTATIATLCEFLGCSPTTVVKNVLYEAVYDNEKQVLVLVSIRGDQDVNDVKLNNFLASLAPTYGAQALIGLNVPDVEAQKKWATKALPLGYIAPDLSDDYIQGSQTVEPKFLRLIDETAVNLENFVTGSNETGYHVVGANWGEQFTRPETVVDVREAQVRDRAVHDPNQQLKTARGIEVGHIFQLGTKYSEAMGATYTNEQGAEKPLYMGCYGIGVSRLAQAAVEQSYDKNGIIWPSAIAPYQVVITVPNITDSQQSETAETLYQQLSEAGFEVLLDDRDERAGVKFKDADLIGIPYRIVTGRSLKQGKVEVVKRADQSSEDIPIADVVRTISSWLNQ; encoded by the coding sequence ATGCGGATGTCTCAGATGCTCTTAGTGACACTAAGGGAAACCCCAGCCGAAGCAGAAATTCCGAGCCATCAACTCTTGCTACGAGCGGGTTACATTCGTCGCATTGGCAGTGGACTCTATGCTTATCTTCCCCTGATGTGGCGTGTTCTCAATAAAGTTTCCCAAATTGTTCGTGAGGAAATGAACGCCGCCGGCGCACAAGAATGTTTACTGCCACAATTGCAACCTTCAGAATTATGGCAGGAATCAGGGCGTTGGGAAACCTACACCAAGGCAGAAGGGATTATGTTTGCCCTCATCGACCGCCAAGAGCGACAATTAGGACTGGGCCCCACACACGAAGAAGTAATCACCGCGATCGCGCGGGATAGTATTCGCTCTTATCGTCAACTCCCCCAAAATTTATATCAAATTCAAACCAAATTCCGAGATGAGATTCGCCCCCGTTTCGGACTGATGCGCGGTCGTGAGTTCATTATGAAAGATGCCTATTCCTTTAATGCTGATCCTGAAAGTTTAAAGGAAACCTACAATTTAATGGGTCAAGCCTATGCCAATATTCTCCGACGGTGTGGCTTAAATTTTACCGCCGTCGAAGCTGATTCGGGCGCGATCGGGGGATCGGCATCGCAAGAGTTTATGGTGCTTGCTGATGCGGGGGAAGATGAAGTCCTTTATACCGAAGATGGGAAATATGCAGCCAACTTAGAAAAAGCAGTTTCGATTCCCCCAGAGGCGGAACCGTCTCCTTTCACGACTTATGAAAAACGAGATACCCCCAATACCGCCACCATTGCGACGCTTTGCGAGTTTTTAGGCTGTTCTCCGACAACCGTTGTTAAAAATGTTCTCTACGAAGCGGTTTATGACAACGAGAAACAAGTTTTAGTCTTGGTTAGTATTCGTGGGGATCAAGATGTTAATGATGTCAAACTGAATAATTTCCTGGCTAGTTTAGCCCCTACTTACGGCGCACAAGCGTTAATTGGCTTAAATGTCCCTGATGTGGAAGCCCAGAAAAAATGGGCAACAAAAGCCTTACCCTTGGGGTATATTGCGCCTGATTTGAGTGATGATTATATTCAAGGCAGTCAGACCGTCGAACCGAAGTTTTTACGCTTAATTGATGAAACCGCAGTGAATCTGGAAAACTTTGTTACTGGGTCGAATGAAACGGGATATCACGTTGTGGGGGCAAATTGGGGAGAACAGTTTACTCGCCCAGAAACAGTGGTGGATGTGCGGGAAGCGCAAGTGCGCGATCGCGCTGTTCATGATCCCAATCAGCAACTCAAAACCGCCCGTGGCATTGAAGTGGGACATATTTTCCAACTGGGAACGAAATATTCCGAAGCGATGGGGGCAACTTATACCAACGAACAAGGAGCAGAAAAACCCTTGTATATGGGCTGTTATGGCATTGGCGTCTCTCGTTTAGCACAAGCTGCGGTGGAGCAATCCTATGATAAAAACGGCATTATTTGGCCCAGCGCGATCGCGCCCTACCAAGTGGTAATCACTGTTCCCAATATTACTGATAGCCAACAATCGGAAACTGCCGAAACCCTCTACCAACAGTTATCCGAAGCGGGTTTTGAAGTCTTACTCGATGATCGCGATGAACGAGCCGGGGTTAAATTTAAAGATGCCGATCTCATTGGTATTCCCTACCGCATCGTGACTGGACGCTCTCTCAAACAAGGAAAAGTAGAAGTGGTCAAACGCGCCGACCAATCTTCCGAAGACATCCCCATTGCTGATGTGGTTAGAACCATTAGTTCTTGGTTAAATCAGTAA
- a CDS encoding TrkA family potassium uptake protein, which translates to MKKADHFIVCGLGSLGQHCVVALSKFGVSVTAIEQIEPRQWDIPHLPSLLTDLVLGDSRDAETLEAAKISQCLALIIVTSNERINAETAVSARSLAPNTRLVIRSGQENLNQMLGEHLGNFIAFEPTQLSADAFALAALGTETQGLFYLDRGNDDEKQLFHVIKRQIKSTDRWCNQRTLQSLNTPRRKVLSYQPFFASKSSSLFYHWYPEQIVRAGDIITYVELQDFLNSDSFLFDSQVQTHKNIQKKLTVSYVRRKLKKLYNKILNLPVRGVAFICGTVVISLIAVGTLVLSSFFPDATILSSFYATVVLLLGGYADLFGEVEASDKIQWWLQLFSLSLTIAGTVLVGVLYALVTESLLSSKFDLSQRRPPVPEQDHIIIIGIRRVGQRVSRILLDLKQSLLGVPLDPEFDRNILPEIPILYGSLKESLEKANLKGAKSVIVGTEDEMLNLEISLTIHRINPDCQLIIRTFEQRLSESLLQLLPNAGVLCAYAVAAEAFVGSAFGENIIDLFRLNEQNVLVTEYKIEAGDTLDGLLLADIAYGYNVVPILHQKEGQSVKLMPSDDICLGVRDRVVVLTTMKGLKRVESGQLKSGKIWQVEVQKAQSAEALFEGGNILVRITGCSLHEGREMMNDLPQLIPMKLYYHQAHRLIRELKKVRVEANLAKQ; encoded by the coding sequence ATGAAAAAAGCTGACCATTTTATTGTCTGTGGGCTGGGGTCTCTCGGTCAACACTGTGTTGTCGCTTTAAGTAAGTTTGGGGTTAGCGTCACCGCGATCGAGCAGATTGAACCGCGACAATGGGACATTCCTCATTTACCAAGTTTATTAACGGATTTAGTCCTTGGGGATTCTCGAGATGCAGAAACACTAGAGGCTGCTAAAATTAGCCAATGTCTGGCGTTAATTATTGTCACTAGCAATGAACGGATTAATGCTGAAACCGCTGTATCCGCCCGTTCTCTTGCGCCTAATACCCGCTTAGTGATTCGTTCCGGACAAGAGAATTTGAATCAAATGTTAGGAGAACACTTAGGTAATTTTATCGCATTTGAACCGACTCAACTTTCAGCAGATGCCTTTGCTTTAGCTGCATTGGGAACAGAAACCCAAGGCTTATTTTATCTTGATCGAGGAAATGATGATGAAAAACAACTGTTTCATGTGATTAAGCGTCAGATTAAATCTACCGATCGATGGTGTAATCAAAGAACATTGCAAAGCCTAAATACACCAAGGCGAAAAGTTTTATCTTATCAACCTTTTTTTGCTTCAAAGTCCTCTAGTTTGTTCTACCATTGGTATCCAGAACAAATCGTAAGAGCAGGAGATATTATCACTTATGTTGAACTCCAAGATTTTTTAAATTCTGATTCTTTTTTGTTCGATTCTCAAGTCCAAACTCACAAAAATATTCAAAAAAAATTAACCGTTTCCTATGTTCGGAGAAAGTTGAAAAAGCTATACAACAAAATACTGAATTTACCCGTGCGAGGGGTTGCTTTTATTTGTGGAACGGTTGTAATTAGTTTAATTGCTGTTGGAACATTAGTTTTATCATCATTTTTTCCTGATGCAACCATTTTATCTTCTTTTTATGCCACCGTTGTTTTGTTATTAGGCGGGTATGCTGATTTATTTGGTGAAGTCGAGGCGAGTGATAAAATTCAGTGGTGGCTGCAACTTTTTAGTCTGAGCTTAACGATAGCAGGAACGGTTTTAGTTGGGGTTTTATATGCGTTAGTTACCGAATCACTTTTATCCTCTAAGTTTGACTTATCTCAACGTCGCCCTCCCGTTCCTGAACAGGATCATATTATCATTATCGGAATTCGTCGGGTGGGACAGCGAGTTTCTAGGATTTTACTCGATTTAAAGCAATCTTTACTAGGTGTTCCTTTAGATCCTGAGTTTGATCGTAATATCTTACCTGAAATTCCAATTTTATATGGAAGTTTGAAAGAATCTTTAGAAAAAGCGAATCTTAAAGGAGCAAAAAGTGTTATTGTTGGGACAGAAGATGAAATGTTGAATTTAGAAATTAGTTTGACGATTCATCGGATTAATCCTGATTGCCAGTTAATCATTCGGACATTTGAACAGCGATTAAGTGAAAGTTTATTACAGTTATTACCTAATGCAGGTGTATTATGCGCTTATGCGGTGGCAGCAGAAGCATTTGTAGGGTCTGCATTTGGAGAAAATATTATTGATTTATTCCGCTTAAATGAACAAAATGTATTAGTCACTGAATATAAAATAGAAGCGGGAGATACGTTAGATGGTTTATTATTAGCAGATATTGCTTATGGCTATAATGTTGTGCCAATTTTGCATCAAAAAGAAGGACAATCGGTTAAGTTGATGCCATCGGATGATATTTGTTTAGGGGTGCGCGATCGCGTGGTAGTGCTAACTACGATGAAGGGATTAAAAAGAGTCGAATCCGGTCAACTGAAATCTGGCAAAATTTGGCAAGTGGAAGTTCAAAAAGCCCAGAGTGCAGAAGCCTTATTTGAGGGAGGAAATATTTTAGTCCGAATTACAGGCTGTTCTTTACACGAAGGTCGAGAAATGATGAATGATTTACCGCAATTAATCCCAATGAAACTCTATTATCACCAAGCCCATCGACTAATTCGAGAATTAAAAAAAGTACGAGTGGAAGCTAATTTAGCTAAACAGTAG
- a CDS encoding ABC transporter permease: MSKALKNNGQTQGLPPTIFWRIAEDIPQPLQWALMVISVVIPFSLWWLLASFGGVEDVFLPSPLQVGEAFGRLWEKGYLIQDTIASFLRVVGGFFLAGLIAIPIGIGMGAFASIRSLFEPIIGILRYMPAPAFIPLLILYLGIGEEPKILLIFIGTIFFNVLMIMDAVKFVPKELIETTYTLGGLRWQVLFQVITPYVIPNIIDAFRINIATSWNLVIVAELVAAEQGLGKRILLAQKFLKTDEIFACLIVLGLIGFLIDLSFRASLRLFCKWAF; encoded by the coding sequence ATGTCAAAAGCCCTCAAAAATAACGGTCAAACGCAAGGATTGCCTCCAACAATATTCTGGCGCATTGCTGAAGATATCCCGCAGCCTTTACAGTGGGCTTTAATGGTAATTTCTGTGGTGATTCCATTTTCATTGTGGTGGTTATTAGCTAGTTTTGGAGGAGTCGAGGATGTGTTTCTGCCAAGTCCGTTACAAGTGGGAGAAGCCTTTGGTCGGTTGTGGGAAAAAGGATATTTAATTCAAGATACCATTGCCAGTTTTTTACGAGTGGTGGGGGGATTTTTCTTAGCTGGTTTAATTGCGATCCCGATTGGTATTGGCATGGGGGCTTTTGCCAGTATTCGGTCTTTATTTGAACCGATTATTGGCATTTTACGGTATATGCCCGCCCCCGCTTTTATTCCCTTACTTATTCTTTATTTAGGCATTGGGGAAGAACCGAAAATTTTACTGATTTTTATTGGCACCATTTTCTTTAATGTGCTGATGATTATGGATGCGGTGAAGTTTGTTCCGAAAGAGTTAATTGAAACGACTTACACTTTAGGTGGGTTACGGTGGCAAGTTTTATTTCAGGTCATTACCCCTTATGTGATTCCCAATATTATTGATGCCTTTCGGATTAATATTGCTACCTCTTGGAATTTAGTGATTGTTGCGGAATTAGTGGCTGCTGAACAAGGGTTAGGAAAACGAATTTTACTGGCGCAGAAGTTTCTAAAAACTGATGAAATTTTTGCTTGTTTGATTGTTTTAGGATTAATTGGATTCCTGATTGATCTCTCCTTTCGTGCTTCATTAAGACTGTTTTGTAAATGGGCATTTTAA
- the rsmA gene encoding 16S rRNA (adenine(1518)-N(6)/adenine(1519)-N(6))-dimethyltransferase RsmA, translated as MSMRPQKRFAQHWLKSEKALQEIITAAQLSPEDVVLEIGPGTGILTKELLKTVKKVSAIELDQALMKHLQEKFRQKDNLILIQGDFLKLELESILREKPNKVVANIPYNITGPILEKLLGSIAEPNRKYDRIILLVQKEIAERICAESGSKTFGALSVRTQYLAECELISLVPAKAFSPPPKVDSAIISLTPRVFPQSATSPKLLEKLVKLGFANRRKMLRNNLKSVISPEELETILKKLEISSMVRAEAISVFDWVRLANCVELRIPSRIRYKHSST; from the coding sequence ATATCAATGCGACCTCAAAAACGATTTGCTCAACATTGGTTAAAAAGTGAAAAGGCTTTACAAGAAATTATTACAGCAGCCCAGTTAAGCCCTGAAGATGTGGTTTTAGAAATTGGACCAGGAACGGGAATTTTAACCAAGGAATTATTAAAAACTGTCAAAAAAGTGAGCGCGATCGAGCTTGATCAAGCCTTGATGAAACATCTCCAAGAAAAATTTAGACAAAAAGACAATTTAATTCTGATTCAAGGAGACTTTCTTAAACTTGAGCTAGAGTCAATTCTGAGAGAAAAACCGAATAAAGTCGTTGCCAATATTCCTTATAATATTACAGGACCAATTCTTGAAAAATTACTCGGATCAATTGCTGAACCCAATAGAAAATATGATAGAATTATTTTATTAGTACAGAAAGAAATTGCAGAACGAATTTGTGCTGAATCAGGCTCAAAAACCTTTGGTGCATTATCAGTCAGGACTCAATATCTTGCTGAATGTGAATTAATTTCACTTGTTCCCGCTAAAGCCTTTTCTCCACCGCCAAAAGTTGATTCAGCGATTATTTCTCTCACCCCCCGTGTTTTTCCACAGTCTGCAACTTCTCCAAAGCTATTAGAAAAACTGGTTAAACTGGGCTTTGCAAACCGTCGTAAAATGTTACGAAATAATTTAAAGAGTGTGATTTCTCCAGAGGAGTTAGAAACAATTTTAAAAAAACTAGAAATTAGTTCCATGGTGAGGGCGGAAGCAATTAGCGTTTTTGATTGGGTTCGACTCGCAAATTGTGTCGAATTACGAATCCCCAGTCGAATCCGTTACAAACACAGTAGTACATAA
- the dndE gene encoding DNA sulfur modification protein DndE, which yields MEPPLERIRLSKTGREQLIKLKRYTKIEQWNILCRWAFCRSLAEPTKPSPVPIPSDSNLELTWRVFGGEMSNVFILALKQRCYQDGLGTDAETLAEQFRLHLHRGISYLAGDPNLRSIGDLCTTVFVTDSTGDS from the coding sequence ATGGAACCCCCCCTCGAACGTATCCGCCTATCTAAAACCGGACGGGAACAACTGATTAAACTCAAACGTTATACCAAAATCGAGCAATGGAATATTCTTTGCCGATGGGCGTTTTGTCGGTCTCTCGCTGAACCCACGAAGCCGTCACCAGTTCCCATTCCATCGGATAGCAACCTAGAACTAACTTGGCGGGTGTTTGGGGGGGAAATGTCCAATGTGTTTATTCTTGCGCTGAAACAACGCTGTTATCAAGATGGTCTGGGAACAGATGCAGAAACCCTTGCTGAGCAGTTTCGCTTACATTTACATCGGGGAATTAGTTATTTAGCAGGTGATCCCAATTTAAGAAGTATTGGAGATTTATGTACTACTGTGTTTGTAACGGATTCGACTGGGGATTCGTAA
- a CDS encoding aromatic ring-hydroxylating dioxygenase subunit alpha gives MTPDLGAAPNHLQHFFSADFYTNPKLVSQEKEKIFRQTWVYVGDIDQLFNDNNVFVTEIADTSILLIKTEEYSIRAYYNLCPHRASLLCSESGQQSLKQLVCPYHAWVYSLEGKLMGTPSQERFPETFKLEDYPLKSVRCEIWEGFLFVSFNPNVPDLKTFLGSIPQTIQGYRLPETKQLVQQTDEVACNWKVYHDNTLCDYHVPIVHRNTLNKVQGAVRYYEHYFDTYVNLLYTPTTAQWRKDHPILDTIPSEKARNGFFTYGIFPNLHFLALPNGVLAWIRIDPLTVHSCQVHLEIYGIPNFSPPAEELSQEFAAFMKEDMAVTEMVQKGYESGGYEAGIANQLEHRILHQQALIREFLKS, from the coding sequence ATGACCCCCGATTTAGGAGCAGCACCCAACCATTTACAGCACTTTTTTTCCGCCGATTTCTATACGAATCCTAAGTTAGTTTCTCAAGAAAAAGAAAAGATTTTTCGTCAAACTTGGGTTTATGTTGGCGATATTGACCAGTTATTCAATGATAATAATGTTTTCGTTACTGAAATTGCTGATACCAGTATTTTACTGATCAAAACTGAAGAATATTCCATCCGAGCTTATTATAATTTGTGTCCTCATCGTGCTTCCCTACTATGTTCAGAATCAGGACAACAGTCGCTGAAACAATTAGTCTGTCCTTATCATGCTTGGGTGTATAGTTTAGAGGGAAAGCTCATGGGAACGCCATCCCAAGAACGATTTCCAGAAACTTTTAAACTCGAAGATTATCCTTTAAAGTCGGTTCGTTGTGAAATATGGGAAGGTTTTTTATTTGTTTCTTTTAATCCTAATGTCCCTGATCTAAAAACATTTCTGGGCAGCATTCCACAGACGATTCAAGGCTATCGACTCCCAGAAACCAAACAATTGGTTCAACAAACCGATGAAGTTGCTTGTAACTGGAAGGTTTATCATGACAATACGTTATGTGATTATCATGTTCCCATTGTCCATCGCAATACTTTAAATAAAGTACAAGGGGCAGTCCGTTATTATGAACATTATTTTGATACTTATGTCAATTTACTCTACACCCCAACCACAGCACAATGGCGGAAAGATCATCCGATTTTAGACACCATTCCCTCGGAAAAAGCCCGTAATGGTTTCTTTACCTATGGTATTTTTCCAAACTTACATTTCTTAGCTTTACCCAATGGTGTTTTGGCTTGGATTCGCATTGATCCGTTAACGGTTCATTCCTGTCAAGTTCATTTAGAAATTTATGGGATTCCTAATTTTAGTCCTCCTGCTGAAGAGTTATCTCAAGAGTTTGCAGCGTTTATGAAAGAGGACATGGCAGTAACAGAAATGGTGCAAAAAGGGTACGAAAGTGGCGGATATGAGGCTGGAATTGCCAACCAGTTAGAACATCGAATTTTGCATCAACAAGCCTTAATTCGAGAGTTTTTAAAGAGCTAG
- a CDS encoding ABC transporter substrate-binding protein, whose translation MKLPKFLTQLSLFCLSLLLAVSCNTSNNSPTTDNSNGNQASSEPVVLGYSNWAGWWPWAIAQEEGLFEKNGANVKLQWFDGYLASMEALAAGQLDANCQTLNDTVSFVEDAVNGEVVVLVNDNSAGNDKIIAAEEIQSIPELEGKDVAVEAGVVDDFLLSLALEEEGMSRSDVNIVDLETGAAAAAFAAGQVDAVGAFPPFWLTALKREGSHELITSAAFPGAIPDLLVTSQKLIDERPDQVQALVNTWFDVLAFMENNPARSDEIMAQRADVTTEELQLFKEGTKMFTLEDNLEAFSEGDTMKYMPYAAQEMADFMVSVDFIPEKPDLSNLLNDSFVKTYAENQ comes from the coding sequence ATGAAGTTACCCAAATTCTTAACACAGTTGAGTTTATTTTGTCTCAGTTTATTATTAGCTGTCAGTTGTAATACGAGTAATAATTCCCCCACTACAGATAATTCTAATGGGAATCAAGCGAGCAGTGAACCCGTTGTTTTAGGGTATAGTAATTGGGCAGGTTGGTGGCCCTGGGCGATCGCGCAAGAAGAAGGTCTATTTGAGAAAAATGGGGCAAATGTCAAACTGCAATGGTTTGATGGGTATCTAGCTTCCATGGAAGCCCTCGCAGCTGGACAACTCGATGCCAACTGTCAAACTTTGAATGATACGGTTTCTTTTGTAGAAGATGCGGTTAATGGGGAAGTTGTCGTTTTAGTCAATGATAACTCCGCCGGAAATGACAAAATTATTGCTGCTGAAGAAATCCAATCGATTCCAGAATTAGAAGGAAAAGATGTTGCCGTGGAAGCAGGAGTTGTTGATGATTTTCTCTTGTCTTTAGCGTTAGAAGAAGAAGGAATGTCCCGCAGTGATGTCAATATTGTTGACTTAGAAACTGGGGCTGCTGCTGCTGCGTTTGCAGCTGGACAAGTGGATGCAGTGGGTGCATTTCCTCCCTTTTGGTTAACTGCGCTAAAACGAGAAGGGAGTCATGAATTAATTACTTCCGCTGCGTTTCCTGGGGCAATTCCAGATTTATTAGTGACCAGCCAAAAACTAATTGATGAGCGTCCTGACCAAGTTCAAGCATTAGTAAATACTTGGTTTGATGTCTTAGCATTTATGGAAAATAATCCCGCGCGATCTGACGAAATTATGGCGCAACGTGCCGATGTCACCACAGAAGAATTGCAGCTATTTAAAGAAGGAACAAAAATGTTTACTTTGGAAGATAATCTGGAAGCATTTAGTGAGGGCGATACGATGAAATATATGCCTTATGCTGCCCAAGAAATGGCTGATTTTATGGTTAGCGTTGATTTTATTCCCGAAAAACCTGATTTAAGCAATTTACTGAATGACAGTTTTGTTAAAACCTATGCGGAAAACCAGTAA
- the hypB gene encoding hydrogenase nickel incorporation protein HypB, whose protein sequence is MHQTFDAALGVNLLHANQTEADHNRDHFDAWGIICLNLMSSPGAGKTVLLEKTLSQLSPALKLAVIEGDMTTELDAERLRQYDVPIIAINTGRSCHLDAKMVAGGLHQLQHNYNPQDFDLIFVENVGNLVCPAEFEVGEHAKVALLSVTEGEDKPLKYPVMFQEADCLLVTKMDLAPHLEIDIKRIENNVRQMNPNVTIIPVSAKTGEGLDRWFNWVQQQVTVPVVVH, encoded by the coding sequence ATGCACCAAACCTTCGATGCAGCCTTAGGCGTTAATCTCCTTCACGCGAACCAAACCGAAGCCGATCATAACCGAGACCATTTTGATGCTTGGGGAATTATTTGCTTAAATTTAATGAGTAGTCCCGGGGCAGGAAAAACGGTTCTCTTAGAAAAAACGCTCTCTCAATTATCGCCTGCATTGAAACTGGCGGTTATTGAAGGAGATATGACCACAGAATTAGATGCCGAACGACTCCGCCAATATGATGTTCCGATTATTGCTATTAATACCGGACGGTCTTGTCATCTGGATGCCAAAATGGTCGCCGGTGGGTTACATCAGCTTCAACATAATTATAATCCCCAAGACTTTGATTTAATCTTTGTTGAAAATGTTGGCAACTTAGTTTGTCCTGCTGAATTTGAAGTAGGAGAACACGCAAAAGTTGCGCTTCTTAGTGTTACCGAAGGGGAAGATAAACCCCTCAAATATCCGGTTATGTTTCAAGAAGCGGATTGTCTGTTAGTGACCAAAATGGACTTAGCCCCCCATTTAGAAATTGACATTAAACGCATTGAAAATAATGTCCGCCAAATGAACCCGAATGTCACAATTATTCCTGTTTCGGCAAAAACAGGAGAAGGATTAGATCGTTGGTTCAATTGGGTGCAGCAGCAAGTAACTGTTCCCGTTGTTGTTCATTAA